Genomic window (Pradoshia sp. D12):
CAATTCAATAATTTCGACATCCGGAAAATATTTAGCTGCCTGCTTGGCAAATTTCATCATTAACACAGCACCAACAGCAAAATTCGGTGCAATAATACACCCAATTCCGTTTTCTTTTGAAATTCTTTTGATTTCATTTAAATCTTCATCTGAAAAGCCGGTCGTTCCAACAACCGGACGGATATGGTGTGATAATGCTGATAATGTATGGATTCTTCCAGACTCCGGAGTGGTCAAATCAATCAGTACATCCGCTTTAACTTCAGAGAAACATTTTTCATGATCTGTATAAATTGGAACATCTATACCGGTAAATCCATCTATTTCACTTAGTTTCAACCCATCATTCTTATGATCCAATACAGCTACTAAATGAAAATGTTCTGTATTCATCACTAAATTTACTGCTGCTTTCCCCATTTTACCTCGCGGCCCTGCAATTATGACATTAATCATCAATCATTCTTCCTTTCTTGTCCAACGGTCTTTGTCCCTGGAATTGAATTTCTCCATCACCCTGTCATGTGCATCCTGTAAATCAATATTCAGCGAATTGGCCATACAAATTAGCACAAATAAAACATCTCCTAATTCTTCTTCAATTGCTTTTTCTGTTTCAGATTCTTTTTTGGGTTTTTCACCATAATAATGGTTAATCTCTCTCGCCAATTCTCCAAGCTCTTCAGTAAGTCTCGCTGTCATGGCAAGCGGACTGAAGTATCCCTCTTTAAATTGCCCTATGTATTGATCTACTTCCTGCTGTAAGTCAGCGATTGTTTTCTTATGTTCCATACAGTTACACCCTTTTCTCTTAATGTTAGCGTATTTCTTAGTTATCGAACAATAAATATGATAGAATGCAAAAGGATATCATTCATTATTTTTCCTCAATTGTACACTATAATAATAATTGAGTTAGCAAGAAAGGGGTTAGAATGTGTTTTTCAACTTAAAGCTTAAAAACGTCATACTGATATTATTAGGGGCTGCAATAATGTCTTTTGGCCTTGTTCATTTTAATATGCAAAACGCATTAGGTGAAGGGGGATTTACAGGGATTACCCTTTTAATTTATAACTTAACTGGTATTAGCCCTTCGATTACCAATATTTTATTAAATATACCTCTTTTCTTTGTAGGATATAAACTGTTGGGCAAAAAAACCTTTTTGTATACACTTATCGGTACCATCGCTGTATCTGTATTTATTGCGATTTTCGAAAAATATCAAATACATATTCCTTTAAAGGATGACCTAATGCTCGCGGCTTTATTTGCAGGTGTGTGCATTGGTGTCGGTTTAGGAATTATTTTCCGTTACGGCGGAACGACTGGCGGAGTCGACATCATCGCACGGCTCATGTTCAAATATAAAGGCTGGAGCATGGGAAAAACCATGTTTATGTTTGACTTCTGCGTTATCGTTTTATCACTCGTAACGTATTTGGAATATAAACAAGCCATGTATACACTTGTCCTCGTTTATATTGGCAGCCGTGTAATTGACTTTATCCAAGAGGGTGCATATGCAGCCCGTGGTGTGATGATCATAAGCAACTCCAATTCCGTGATAGCTGAAAAGATTAATCAACAAATGGAACGCGGTGTTACATTACTCAAAGGGGTTGGCTCATATACCAAACAGGAGCGCGATGTGATTTATTGCGTTGTAGGCAGCAATGAAATTGTACGCCTTAAGAGCATTATTACATCCATTGATCCACATGCATTTGTTTCCGTATCTGTCGTACATGATGTACTTGGTGAAGGATTTACGTTGGATGAAAATAAAAATCCGCTTGAAAAATAAGCAATATAGGAAAACCCCCTTCATATACGAAGGGGGTTTCTCTTATTAATCTTCACCATTCATGCCGGTTAGCATAAATACAAATCGTAACAATTCAAGTACAGCAACTGCTGCAGCTGCAACATATGTTAAGGCTGCGGCATCTAAGACTTTTTTCGTTTCTTTTTCTTCATCAGCCCTGATTACACCTAAAGCAACAACCTGTTTCATAGCACGGTTAGAAGCATTGAATTCAACCGGCAGTGTAACGAATTGGAATAACACGGCTGCCCCCATAAACAATACTCCCAGCCATGCTAGATTTAAGCTGCCAAGCAACAGCCCAGCTAAAATTAAAATCCAGGAAAAGTTAGAACCGATATTAGCAACTGGTACTAGCTTATGACGGATTCTCATAAAGGAATAATCTTCTTTATCCTGAATGGCATGGCCAACCTCATGAGCTGCGACAGCGGTGCCGGCGAGTGAATGACCATGATAGTTACTTGATGATAATCTTACCACTTTATTTGTAGGATCATAGTGGTCACTTAATACTCCATGTGTTTCTTCTACTCGTATATTGTACAAACCATTTTCGTCCAACAACTTACGGGCAACTTCCGCACCCGTGTAACCATTCGATGCAGGAACCTGTGAATATTTCTTGTAAGCCCTTTGAACTTTCATTTGTGCATAAATTGGGATAATTAAAAGCAGTATAAAATAAATTAAAAAGCTCATTTATATCCTCCATTTCATTTCTGTTATTTATAGTTGTGTTATGGTAATTGTAATAATGTCGTATTACATCTGTCAATGGATAGATATTATTCAAAATTTTATCAAAAATTCTGTTTTTTCTTTTTTGTATGAAGCTGATCATCTGAAGCTTTATATTTCCTCCATCCAACATAGGATAAGGTCATAATTATAATACTTCCAGTTGAAATGATTACCCACCAAAGGGATGGATCTGCATCATCTTTTTCTGCTTCCTCAAATATATCACGCAGCTGCTCCTCTAAGGAAATCATATCAGTTTGTGATTGATCAGAAAAGACTTGCGGACGATATTGATCAATGAATTGAATATGGGCATCCACTTGCTGAAAACGTTCAGGTGTTACATCTATTTTCAACGATGGATATATAATATTGTAAATCGTTAATAAATGATTTAATTTTTCCTGAAAAGCAATGGAATCCTGTTTCTGGATCGATACCTTTGTTTCCCCTGCAGCAGAGATCATGCTATCCTTTAAACTCGCCCATAATGGTGCGCCATCACTATGAACAGCATCAAGTACTAA
Coding sequences:
- the dapB gene encoding 4-hydroxy-tetrahydrodipicolinate reductase, which produces MINVIIAGPRGKMGKAAVNLVMNTEHFHLVAVLDHKNDGLKLSEIDGFTGIDVPIYTDHEKCFSEVKADVLIDLTTPESGRIHTLSALSHHIRPVVGTTGFSDEDLNEIKRISKENGIGCIIAPNFAVGAVLMMKFAKQAAKYFPDVEIIELHHDQKLDAPSGTAIKTAQLISEERQIKKQGHLNEKETIKGARGADYEGMRIHSVRLPGLVAHQQVMFGGEGQTFTLRHDSYDRNSFMSGVKLSVETVMNIEELVYGLENIID
- a CDS encoding nucleotide pyrophosphohydrolase; amino-acid sequence: MEHKKTIADLQQEVDQYIGQFKEGYFSPLAMTARLTEELGELAREINHYYGEKPKKESETEKAIEEELGDVLFVLICMANSLNIDLQDAHDRVMEKFNSRDKDRWTRKEE
- a CDS encoding YitT family protein: MFFNLKLKNVILILLGAAIMSFGLVHFNMQNALGEGGFTGITLLIYNLTGISPSITNILLNIPLFFVGYKLLGKKTFLYTLIGTIAVSVFIAIFEKYQIHIPLKDDLMLAALFAGVCIGVGLGIIFRYGGTTGGVDIIARLMFKYKGWSMGKTMFMFDFCVIVLSLVTYLEYKQAMYTLVLVYIGSRVIDFIQEGAYAARGVMIISNSNSVIAEKINQQMERGVTLLKGVGSYTKQERDVIYCVVGSNEIVRLKSIITSIDPHAFVSVSVVHDVLGEGFTLDENKNPLEK
- a CDS encoding zinc metallopeptidase; this encodes MSFLIYFILLLIIPIYAQMKVQRAYKKYSQVPASNGYTGAEVARKLLDENGLYNIRVEETHGVLSDHYDPTNKVVRLSSSNYHGHSLAGTAVAAHEVGHAIQDKEDYSFMRIRHKLVPVANIGSNFSWILILAGLLLGSLNLAWLGVLFMGAAVLFQFVTLPVEFNASNRAMKQVVALGVIRADEEKETKKVLDAAALTYVAAAAVAVLELLRFVFMLTGMNGED
- a CDS encoding sporulation protein YpjB, which encodes MKFKSLFISIAIIISSGFITTYANGPDKQNSLETLADQSLQFAKVDRRDEAERLLEAFSDKFYDQAIESSNYTMDEINIITIAYEEAIQTVKNKEKTDDEVINEITKFRLVLDAVHSDGAPLWASLKDSMISAAGETKVSIQKQDSIAFQEKLNHLLTIYNIIYPSLKIDVTPERFQQVDAHIQFIDQYRPQVFSDQSQTDMISLEEQLRDIFEEAEKDDADPSLWWVIISTGSIIIMTLSYVGWRKYKASDDQLHTKKKKQNF